The Desulfomonile tiedjei genome includes a region encoding these proteins:
- a CDS encoding purine-binding chemotaxis protein CheW produces MNAREHIRKATPESEESVQMISFSIGSEHFGVRILVVQEIIMMSNITEIPNAPDFVEGVINLRGNIIPVLDLRKRLRLRNQPHVDGHKPGTRILVVEIEANVTGFIVDSVAKVITVPASKISPPPDIIVAGVQSQYISGVVHLDETILIVLDFKKILSIEEKEALDHVAGVLPAAAEGAA; encoded by the coding sequence ATGAACGCTAGGGAACACATAAGAAAAGCTACTCCCGAGAGCGAAGAGTCTGTTCAGATGATAAGTTTCTCCATAGGTTCAGAACACTTCGGGGTAAGAATCCTGGTGGTTCAGGAGATCATCATGATGTCCAACATCACCGAGATTCCCAACGCGCCCGATTTTGTGGAGGGAGTCATAAACCTGAGGGGAAACATCATCCCGGTCCTGGACCTGAGAAAGCGGCTGCGATTGAGGAATCAGCCTCACGTGGATGGGCACAAGCCAGGCACTCGAATTCTGGTGGTGGAGATCGAGGCAAATGTGACGGGGTTCATCGTAGACTCGGTGGCCAAAGTCATCACGGTTCCTGCTTCAAAGATCTCGCCGCCTCCGGACATCATCGTTGCAGGAGTTCAAAGTCAGTACATCAGCGGGGTGGTTCATCTTGACGAAACCATCCTCATCGTCCTGGATTTCAAGAAAATTCTCTCTATCGAGGAAAAGGAGGCCCTGGATCATGTCGCAGGGGTACTCCCCGCGGCAGCCGAAGGCGCGGCCTGA